From the genome of Flavobacterium ovatum, one region includes:
- a CDS encoding SusC/RagA family TonB-linked outer membrane protein, whose protein sequence is MKLKFNGVLVLFLVFITQITFAQERIITGVVYDDTGIPLPGASILVKETKSGTQTDLDGKFTIKASAKQILLFSYIGMETTEAKASSTSLNIKLKSTATDLEGVVVTAFGIKRNAKHLGYSVSTIKSGEITDNSEPDLIRSLAGKVAGVNVNTSNGTAGAANQITIRGISTFTGNTQPLIIVDGIAYDNSQINTSSKVTGGGGGAYESALSSLDPNNIASVNVLKSTTASALYGSRAVNGVIVITTKTGSIGTKKSEKFKINFGSSTYFETIANLPDYQNTYGAGSRFEYQNVNGSWGPRFDSLETIPTWPTLLEAFPETGPTIPYVAKPNNVKDLFRTGKVQENTVGFNYSGTEGTFGTTISNLKQDGYIPYNSFDRTSISIGGNFKLSKKLTFGGNMSYSTTDQIGGFTGNQQFDGNSSSFARSLFLARNWDLSLPFENPVTGISITPNGSEFDHPFWSLKHDQIITNTNRTVSGININYEFNKNISTSYRAGINRYSLNRKEIRDLNSKADSSLGSLKTDQFTNEDIESTFLVNLDYQLTENFRLKTILGHNILQNKNSRLSNSGKQFKVPDVFNFSNVLSIANLIDEKFEKRNIGVFADLTLSFRDYLFINATGRNDWSSTLPKDNNSYFYPSISTSFIVTDALNIESKVLTFAKIRGGYAKTARDAASEFLNTSFILGDSYNSIPTIGNSVSLSDQNIKPEFTTEFEIGTDLEFYYRRIAIDVTLYNKTTTNLITPITVPESTGYQKLNTNLGEMQNKGIEIGLTLVPIQTEQFKWTLYSTFTKNKNKVTKLIEGLDRFALDIDEVAFVIPGEAFGVFYGTKFARDNEGNFLINKATGGIVEAQQNGIIGDPNADFKMSFINTFSYKGFTLKSQFDWKQGGDIKSGTITDLLGRGVTRDTENREGTFIIPGFYSDNQGNLILDSSENKIPNTTQISMNELYFSPSGSNTFGSNSVDQASIYDGTVFRLRELSLTYDIPSKYLKKSPFGQISLSAVGSNLWYFAPNVPKYTNFDPEITSYGSSNLQGIEVTAAPTAKRYGFKLNLTF, encoded by the coding sequence ATGAAACTAAAATTCAATGGAGTCTTGGTTCTTTTTCTTGTATTTATTACACAAATAACATTTGCCCAAGAAAGAATCATCACTGGAGTTGTTTACGACGACACAGGTATACCTTTGCCAGGAGCAAGCATACTCGTTAAAGAAACAAAATCCGGTACGCAAACAGATTTAGACGGAAAATTCACAATCAAGGCCTCCGCAAAACAAATACTACTATTTAGTTATATAGGAATGGAAACGACCGAAGCTAAAGCTTCTTCTACTTCTTTAAATATAAAACTAAAATCGACTGCTACCGACCTTGAGGGTGTTGTAGTCACCGCTTTTGGAATTAAAAGGAATGCTAAACACCTTGGATACTCCGTAAGCACAATCAAATCTGGTGAAATCACAGACAATTCAGAACCAGACTTAATTCGTTCACTAGCGGGTAAAGTAGCGGGTGTAAACGTAAACACTTCTAATGGTACAGCCGGAGCAGCAAATCAAATTACCATTAGGGGGATTTCAACTTTCACTGGTAACACTCAACCATTAATAATTGTAGATGGAATTGCCTATGACAACTCTCAAATCAACACTTCTTCAAAAGTAACTGGTGGTGGAGGTGGCGCTTATGAGTCAGCATTATCCAGTTTAGACCCTAATAATATTGCCTCCGTAAATGTTTTAAAAAGCACAACAGCATCTGCTCTATATGGGTCACGTGCTGTAAATGGTGTAATTGTTATTACAACCAAAACCGGTTCAATAGGCACGAAAAAATCTGAGAAGTTTAAAATCAATTTTGGTTCGTCAACTTATTTTGAAACAATTGCTAATTTACCAGACTATCAAAATACTTATGGTGCAGGATCTAGATTTGAATACCAAAATGTAAATGGTTCTTGGGGACCACGTTTTGACTCATTAGAAACGATTCCTACTTGGCCTACACTTTTAGAAGCTTTTCCAGAAACTGGACCAACGATTCCTTATGTTGCCAAGCCTAACAATGTAAAAGACCTGTTCAGGACGGGGAAAGTCCAAGAAAACACAGTAGGTTTTAATTATTCTGGAACCGAAGGAACATTTGGAACTACAATATCCAATTTAAAACAAGATGGTTATATTCCTTACAACAGTTTTGACAGAACTTCTATATCGATAGGAGGGAATTTTAAACTTTCCAAAAAACTAACATTTGGAGGAAATATGAGTTATTCAACAACTGACCAAATTGGAGGATTTACTGGAAACCAACAGTTTGATGGAAACTCATCTTCATTTGCCCGCTCATTATTTTTAGCACGTAACTGGGATTTAAGTTTACCTTTTGAGAATCCTGTAACTGGTATTTCGATTACACCTAATGGATCCGAATTTGATCATCCATTTTGGTCCCTAAAACATGACCAAATTATAACAAATACCAACAGAACGGTTTCAGGTATCAATATAAATTACGAATTCAACAAAAACATATCAACTTCCTATAGAGCGGGTATAAATAGATATAGCTTAAATAGAAAAGAAATACGAGACTTAAATTCGAAAGCCGATAGTAGTCTTGGATCTTTAAAAACAGATCAATTTACCAATGAAGATATTGAAAGCACCTTTTTAGTCAATTTAGATTACCAATTGACTGAAAATTTTAGATTAAAAACTATTCTTGGTCATAATATTCTACAAAACAAAAACTCTCGATTATCTAATTCCGGAAAGCAGTTTAAAGTCCCTGATGTCTTTAATTTCAGTAATGTCTTATCGATTGCAAATCTTATCGATGAAAAATTTGAAAAAAGAAATATAGGTGTTTTTGCAGATTTAACGTTATCCTTTAGAGACTATTTATTCATCAACGCAACAGGAAGAAATGATTGGAGCTCTACGTTACCTAAAGATAATAATTCTTATTTCTATCCTTCGATAAGCACTTCGTTTATTGTAACTGATGCATTAAACATCGAAAGTAAGGTCCTTACTTTTGCAAAGATTAGGGGTGGATATGCTAAAACTGCAAGAGATGCAGCTTCAGAATTCTTGAACACTTCCTTTATCTTAGGGGATTCTTACAATAGCATTCCAACAATTGGGAACTCAGTATCTTTATCAGACCAAAATATAAAGCCTGAATTTACCACTGAATTTGAAATTGGAACTGATCTAGAGTTCTATTATAGAAGAATAGCTATTGACGTAACTTTATACAATAAAACAACTACTAATCTAATTACACCAATTACTGTTCCTGAGTCAACTGGTTACCAGAAACTCAACACTAACCTCGGTGAAATGCAAAACAAAGGTATAGAAATCGGACTTACACTAGTGCCAATACAAACGGAGCAATTTAAATGGACACTCTATAGTACTTTTACAAAAAACAAAAACAAAGTGACTAAATTGATCGAAGGTCTAGATCGTTTTGCTCTTGATATTGACGAAGTAGCTTTTGTAATTCCAGGTGAGGCTTTTGGAGTTTTTTACGGTACTAAATTCGCTAGAGATAATGAAGGTAACTTCCTAATCAACAAAGCGACTGGAGGAATTGTTGAAGCACAACAAAATGGTATAATTGGTGATCCGAATGCCGATTTCAAAATGAGTTTCATTAATACTTTCAGCTATAAAGGTTTCACTTTAAAATCTCAATTTGACTGGAAACAAGGTGGCGATATTAAATCTGGCACCATTACAGACTTATTAGGACGTGGTGTAACTAGAGACACCGAAAATAGGGAAGGTACTTTTATCATTCCTGGATTTTACAGTGACAATCAAGGAAATCTTATTTTAGATTCTTCTGAAAACAAAATTCCAAACACTACACAAATAAGCATGAATGAGCTCTACTTCTCCCCTTCAGGTTCTAATACATTTGGAAGCAACAGTGTTGACCAAGCTTCAATCTATGACGGAACAGTATTTAGATTAAGGGAGTTAAGCCTTACTTATGATATTCCATCTAAATATTTAAAGAAAAGTCCATTTGGACAAATATCATTGAGCGCAGTTGGAAGTAACTTATGGTATTTTGCGCCAAATGTACCTAAGTACACCAATTTTGATCCAGAAATAACAAGTTACGGTTCGTCAAACTTACAAGGTATCGAAGTTACAGCTGCACCTACAGCAAAACGATACGGATTTAAACTAAACCTAACTTTCTAA
- a CDS encoding SusD/RagB family nutrient-binding outer membrane lipoprotein has product MKLLINKKNQYNKMIVFLGTLLLTVSCSDYLDVNADTDNPKTAPLDLLLTNTQVSLSKLGDFDLYSGSVLEVYTHQMTTRADHDQYNTKPNNSFLSNDWNTVYLTLSDIETLIQQSESSGNLVYLGIAQMQKAYLLASAVDLWGDVPYSEATQLKNNTISPKFDNQKEIYNSVFKLIETAKTNLSSSQGSKKPGKDDLFYGGKASKWIKFANTFKLKLYNQTRLISDFDQVGFDALILENNFFTSNADDFQFNHTANVTPSDERNRYFYQSYNSTQFEAYQSPWFYEILMGMNPKIHNDNPDPRIKYYFFNQLKVGDFPPDQGDVATGNPKADYWDKTTGFFSIRFGSIGPNKDSSAEKSYTYPGVFPAGGRYDDGKGGLMSSTTATGIAPHRILTYDEFLYVQAELILATKLPGITGTKLREAMEASFAKVDQVVKNNKSTQVIPELVGSTEAVAFMDNVITEYNSAIDNSTKLEIIMTQKWVATYGDPLDQYNDYRRTGFPILANPNSTLPEYQLDNDDGFPLIDSQTVLNSPYQVSFFWPQSELNVNKNSPKQKNATTYKIFWDVD; this is encoded by the coding sequence ATGAAACTTTTAATAAACAAAAAGAATCAATATAATAAAATGATCGTGTTTTTAGGAACATTACTATTAACCGTAAGTTGTAGTGACTACCTAGATGTCAATGCTGACACAGACAATCCTAAAACAGCACCTCTTGATCTTTTACTTACTAACACCCAAGTAAGCCTAAGTAAACTTGGCGATTTTGATCTTTACTCTGGTAGTGTTCTTGAAGTATATACACACCAAATGACAACTAGGGCTGATCACGACCAATACAACACTAAGCCAAACAATTCATTCTTGTCTAATGACTGGAATACGGTTTACCTAACGCTATCAGACATAGAAACATTAATACAGCAGTCCGAATCATCTGGAAACCTAGTCTATTTGGGAATTGCACAAATGCAAAAAGCATATTTATTAGCTTCAGCTGTTGATTTATGGGGAGATGTACCTTACAGCGAAGCTACACAATTGAAAAATAACACTATCAGTCCAAAATTTGATAACCAAAAAGAAATATACAATTCGGTTTTTAAATTAATTGAAACTGCCAAGACTAATCTTTCAAGTAGTCAAGGTTCTAAAAAACCAGGGAAAGATGATTTATTCTACGGAGGAAAAGCTTCTAAATGGATTAAATTTGCTAATACTTTTAAACTTAAATTATACAATCAAACTCGATTAATTAGTGATTTTGACCAAGTAGGTTTTGATGCCCTTATATTAGAAAACAACTTCTTCACTTCGAATGCAGATGATTTCCAATTTAACCATACAGCTAACGTAACTCCAAGTGATGAAAGAAACAGGTATTTTTATCAATCATACAATAGCACTCAATTTGAAGCTTATCAAAGCCCTTGGTTTTATGAAATACTAATGGGTATGAATCCTAAAATCCACAATGACAATCCCGATCCAAGAATAAAATATTACTTCTTCAATCAATTAAAAGTGGGAGATTTCCCTCCAGATCAAGGTGATGTTGCGACTGGAAATCCAAAAGCAGATTATTGGGACAAAACCACTGGATTTTTTAGCATTAGATTTGGAAGTATAGGACCAAACAAGGACAGTAGCGCAGAGAAATCCTATACTTATCCTGGTGTTTTTCCTGCCGGAGGAAGATATGATGATGGTAAAGGAGGTTTAATGAGCTCTACAACAGCAACTGGAATTGCTCCACATCGTATATTGACCTACGATGAATTTTTATACGTTCAAGCCGAATTGATTTTGGCAACTAAACTACCCGGAATTACTGGTACAAAACTAAGAGAAGCAATGGAAGCTAGTTTTGCTAAAGTTGACCAAGTAGTCAAAAACAACAAATCAACTCAAGTGATCCCCGAGCTAGTAGGTAGCACAGAAGCAGTAGCCTTCATGGATAACGTAATAACAGAATACAATTCTGCAATAGATAACAGTACGAAATTAGAAATCATCATGACTCAAAAATGGGTCGCTACTTATGGAGATCCTCTAGACCAATACAATGATTACAGAAGAACCGGTTTTCCTATTCTTGCTAATCCAAATTCAACTTTGCCAGAATACCAATTAGATAATGATGATGGATTCCCATTGATTGATTCACAAACAGTTCTTAACAGTCCTTATCAAGTATCATTTTTTTGGCCACAAAGTGAGCTAAATGTAAACAAAAACTCACCAAAGCAAAAGAATGCAACTACGTATAAAATCTTTTGGGACGTAGACTAA
- the rlmB gene encoding 23S rRNA (guanosine(2251)-2'-O)-methyltransferase RlmB, whose protein sequence is MEKEHQIFGIRAIIEAIQAGATVDKVYIQKEASGELMKDLMKVMKRGNINFSYVPVEKLNRLTPNNHQGAVASISPISFFDLETLIETVVENGKAPLFLILDQISDARNFGAIIRTAECTGVNGIIVQKSGSAPVNGDTVKTSAGAVFNIPICKVEHIKDAIFLLQASGIKTVAATEKTDKNLYDVSLKEGVAIIMGSEDRGVNPSVLKIVDEKAKLPMFGTIGSLNVSVACGAFLYEAVRQRS, encoded by the coding sequence ATGGAAAAAGAACATCAAATATTTGGTATTAGAGCGATAATCGAAGCGATTCAAGCAGGAGCAACAGTTGATAAAGTATATATTCAGAAAGAAGCTTCGGGCGAATTAATGAAAGACTTAATGAAAGTGATGAAACGTGGAAATATTAATTTCTCTTACGTTCCAGTAGAAAAACTAAACCGACTAACACCTAACAATCATCAAGGTGCGGTGGCAAGCATCTCTCCTATTTCCTTTTTTGACTTAGAAACTTTGATTGAAACAGTTGTAGAAAACGGGAAAGCACCTTTATTTTTGATTTTGGATCAAATATCTGACGCTCGTAACTTTGGAGCTATCATCCGTACTGCTGAATGTACAGGTGTAAACGGAATCATTGTACAGAAATCTGGTTCAGCTCCTGTAAATGGGGATACTGTCAAGACTTCGGCTGGTGCGGTATTTAATATTCCGATTTGTAAAGTAGAGCATATCAAAGACGCTATTTTCTTATTGCAAGCTAGCGGAATCAAAACTGTTGCTGCTACTGAGAAAACGGATAAAAACTTATATGACGTTTCGTTAAAAGAGGGAGTTGCTATCATCATGGGTTCTGAAGATCGTGGTGTAAATCCATCTGTTCTTAAAATTGTAGATGAAAAAGCAAAGTTGCCAATGTTTGGAACTATCGGTTCTTTAAATGTATCTGTAGCATGTGGAGCCTTTTTATATGAAGCGGTGAGACAAAGAAGCTAA
- a CDS encoding rhomboid family intramembrane serine protease translates to MDNDFKYTNSVWGLPLFFVLSLWIVYWLQIRFDFDFFDNGIYPRTFSGLQGVIFSPFIHSDLSHLYNNSLPLLVLLAALQFFYAKESTSVIVLGILFSGLGTWLIGRSSYHIGASGLIYVLFSFIFFKGIRTKYYRLVALSLTVIMVYGGMVWYVFPKVDEVVSWEGHLAGLITGLALAFVKKTPEYHKPIKYDWERPEYDATEDKFMQRFDENGNFVNPPIPEPEPEEYYYSDWNVNYELIKNEKNESEPES, encoded by the coding sequence ATGGACAACGATTTTAAATACACCAATAGCGTTTGGGGATTGCCACTTTTTTTTGTGCTTTCGCTATGGATTGTCTATTGGCTCCAAATTCGTTTTGATTTTGATTTTTTTGACAACGGTATCTATCCACGTACTTTTTCGGGATTACAAGGCGTTATATTTAGCCCATTTATCCATTCCGATTTAAGCCATTTGTATAATAATTCTTTGCCTTTACTAGTTTTGTTGGCCGCCTTGCAATTTTTTTATGCCAAAGAATCAACTTCAGTAATCGTGCTTGGAATCCTGTTTTCAGGTTTAGGAACTTGGTTGATTGGTCGTTCTAGTTACCACATTGGCGCCAGCGGATTAATATATGTATTGTTTAGTTTTATTTTCTTCAAAGGAATTCGAACCAAATATTATCGACTTGTAGCCTTATCATTAACCGTTATTATGGTCTATGGCGGAATGGTTTGGTATGTTTTTCCTAAAGTAGATGAAGTCGTTTCTTGGGAAGGACATCTCGCAGGGTTAATCACAGGTTTAGCTTTGGCTTTTGTCAAAAAAACTCCCGAATATCACAAACCAATTAAGTATGATTGGGAAAGGCCAGAATATGATGCTACAGAAGATAAGTTCATGCAACGCTTTGATGAAAACGGAAATTTTGTCAATCCACCAATTCCAGAACCAGAGCCCGAGGAGTACTATTACTCCGATTGGAATGTGAACTATGAATTGATTAAAAACGAAAAAAACGAATCAGAACCGGAGTCCTAA
- a CDS encoding replication-associated recombination protein A, which yields MEAPLAERIRPQSLEEYISQAHLVGPNGSLTQQISRGLIPSLLLWGPPGTGKTTLAQIIAQESKRPFYVLSAINSGVKDIREVIDKAKQSGGLFTTKNPILFIDEIHRFSKSQQDSLLAAVEKGWITLIGATTENPSFEVIPALLSRCQVYVLNPFTKEDLLSLLERALKTDPYLQTKTIELTETEALMRLSGGDGRKLLNIFELVVNASSGDEIKITNERVLQLVQQNTVLYDKSGEQHYDIVSAFIKSIRGSDPNGAVYWLARMIEGGEDVKFIARRMLISASEDIGNANPTALIMANNTFQAVTTIGYPESRIILSQCAVYLATSPKSNASYMAINQAQQLVKQTGDLSVPIHLRNAPTKLMKELGYGDEYKYSHDYANNFEVQEYLPTELSETVLYNPGQNSRENTTREFLKNRWKDKYGY from the coding sequence ATGGAAGCACCATTAGCAGAACGCATACGCCCACAATCCTTAGAAGAATACATCAGTCAGGCGCACCTTGTGGGGCCAAACGGCTCGTTGACACAGCAAATATCGAGGGGGCTCATCCCTTCACTCCTGCTGTGGGGACCTCCTGGAACTGGAAAAACGACTTTGGCACAAATCATTGCACAGGAATCTAAGCGACCGTTTTATGTATTGAGTGCTATCAACTCGGGCGTGAAAGATATTCGAGAAGTGATTGACAAGGCGAAGCAAAGTGGTGGCTTATTTACAACCAAAAACCCAATTTTGTTTATTGATGAGATTCACCGTTTTAGCAAATCGCAACAAGATTCTTTATTGGCAGCGGTGGAAAAAGGTTGGATTACTTTGATTGGTGCTACGACAGAAAATCCGAGTTTTGAGGTGATTCCCGCTTTACTTTCTCGCTGTCAGGTTTATGTTTTAAATCCGTTTACCAAAGAAGATTTACTATCATTATTGGAAAGAGCACTTAAAACCGATCCTTATTTACAGACAAAAACTATAGAACTAACTGAAACAGAGGCCTTAATGCGCCTTTCGGGTGGTGACGGGCGTAAGCTATTAAATATTTTTGAGTTGGTCGTAAATGCTTCCTCTGGTGACGAAATTAAAATTACAAACGAGCGTGTTCTGCAATTAGTACAGCAAAATACGGTATTGTATGACAAAAGTGGCGAACAACATTATGACATTGTTTCGGCTTTTATTAAATCGATACGTGGGAGCGATCCTAACGGAGCCGTTTATTGGCTTGCCAGAATGATTGAAGGCGGCGAAGATGTGAAATTTATTGCGAGACGCATGCTTATTTCGGCTAGCGAAGATATTGGTAATGCAAACCCAACGGCCTTAATTATGGCTAATAATACGTTTCAGGCGGTCACTACAATTGGCTATCCTGAAAGTAGAATTATATTGAGTCAGTGTGCCGTTTATTTGGCTACTTCTCCCAAAAGTAATGCGAGTTATATGGCTATTAATCAGGCACAACAATTGGTAAAACAAACGGGAGATTTATCGGTTCCTATTCATTTGCGAAATGCGCCGACTAAATTAATGAAAGAATTGGGCTATGGTGATGAGTATAAATATTCTCACGATTATGCTAATAATTTTGAAGTACAAGAATATTTACCAACAGAATTATCTGAAACTGTTTTGTATAATCCAGGTCAAAATTCTCGAGAAAATACAACCCGAGAATTTCTAAAAAACCGCTGGAAAGATAAGTATGGGTATTAA